A window from Balearica regulorum gibbericeps isolate bBalReg1 chromosome 1, bBalReg1.pri, whole genome shotgun sequence encodes these proteins:
- the LOC104635357 gene encoding interleukin-2 receptor subunit alpha, translating into MELKCLLMWLLFGSVKGNKPEACPALPRTDFADIAAESYPLGTKLYYECDDGYTRRSGQYLGIRCQRTEGVATWSYTEFQCIDKKILLSTDPTMELDFTQKPARKTQSSEPQKEENLSEFDPKDFCGPPKTIPHASLRLNKQYYIGQVLHFKCQSGFDKRPPTSGTRTCKKVNDQVIWTPLDMQCTNDSSYSDEWLPQTIEPDPSVSLWCPVQSVSDSTHPSFSSSVILPVTAIFFVVLIIPAVFA; encoded by the exons ATGGAGCTCAAGTGCCTTTTGATGTGGCTCTTGTTTGGATCCGTCAAGGGGAACAAGCCAG AAGCATGCCCAGCTCTTCCAAGGACTGACTTTGCTGATATTGCTGCTGAATCATATCCACTGGGGACCAAACTGTATTATGAATGTGACGATGGCTACACAAGAAGAAGTGGCCAGTACTTGGGAATTCGGTGTCAGCGTACAGAAGGGGTTGCTACTTGGTCCTACACGGAATTTCAATGCATTG ATAAGAAAATTTTGTTGTCAACGGATCCCACAATGGAGTTAGATTTTACACAGAAGCcagcaagaaaaacacagagctCTGAACcccagaaggaagaaaacctttCAGAGTTTGACCCGAAAG ATTTTTGTGGTCCTCCCAAGACTATTCCACATGCCTCTTTAAGACTGAACAAACAATATTACATAGGACAAGTATTACATTTCAAATGCCAGAGTGGTTTTGATAAGCGACCCCCCACCTCTGGCACCCGCACATGCAAGAAGGTGAATGACCAAGTCATCTGGACCCCCCTTGACATGCAATGCACCAATGACAGCAGCTATAGTGATGAGTGGCTGCCACAGACTATTGAGCCAG ATCCGTCTGTTTCCCTGTGGTGCCCGGTTCAGAGTGTTTCAG ATTCGACTCATCCATCCTTTTCCTCATCTGTGATACTGCCAGTGACAG ctatcttttttgttgttcttatcATTCCTGCTGTCTTTGCGTGA